In Thermanaeromonas sp. C210, the following proteins share a genomic window:
- the cas3g gene encoding type I-G CRISPR-associated helicase/endonuclease Cas3g translates to MTREIPAVGGLGPGDFETFFAEIMARVSGERHSPYPWQKRLLARVLKEGWPEALKLPTGTGKTSVLLISIFLLALDAGKSVTERKTGLRLFYVVDRRLIVDQAERLALEMMKAINNADENDGSILGRVKGALLTYGGEKPLDVLKLRGGLYSRLPWIREPNQPTIVLTTVDQIGSRLLFRGYGTSPLQWPVQAGLAALDALYFLDEVHLSWSFARTLQRLRELLQREPLVEAGLPPLHPVIMSGTLPETGTIAPGNIFELAEEDWEEERLKKRLNAKRYVRIVERRLGGKPGAPVAPSESGGSIETEETGEGEEGADLTFLARGEMEGETGDVPAQRASVPVSDGQDLEAVKEIAEALAEEARELLRQVEGPIAVIANRVATARLVFDKLRRHLRSTGENDLVGVTAGVETPGGEEQARVLEDEDITSSDILLLTGRVRPFDRERLNKRLLDGNRPFPRVVVATQTIEVGFDFSFAAMVTEVAPCDALIQRLGRLNRDGKFDGDNFPRCIVVVPKGKSYRPYPYGEEEIEKCVQVLESLPSTEDIAEEGTGAQGPKQRRKKNANKTRDKWHDVSHRVLRAMEPELPLPEPGDTPPLTHVEIERLAQTSFAGVEPDISPYLHGYESRPLDVYIVWREDLHEADLADASPDNLRRLKDYFSFMPPMAYEMLPLPFYTALKWLRREWADAGDVEGGASTDTPRISGLRPAYLWRPGAEDLNVLLSQREAQALSGRPESFLLKPGDVVVVPASYGGVDAFGWRPPRSLRGKGGGEALSRYTAVYAAGIRQGLEYVPRTIYLPLTPRHIERYVTDEETKRALVYELRELVGSLEHLSPDELKKIRIKDVGAVDGQEEDPKTAGQPPGVSGETTGAGALARRLAAFLETLTREEGAVPEFRELAGFLRKRSGGVALHPFLDAGVDEEEVPRGILFAVYAEDYHPDSPGYESESFDETDEEAGVVREVELEKHLGDVEKLVTRYVEDLKIDMLKGWGALLTRALPLAARYHDLGKLDPRLQKILYGEVGISATAVPLAKSGKVTRNYRERERFYRKVDYPFGKRHEYTSVVLLTSPASITALARETNEVRELVLYLIGTHHGHGRPFFPPLRWRPDEPWQPVDARLFDSEVISFGPEFFAGLAEATSLKSAWPERFFEHLERYGCYGLAYLEALLRLADWQASRKDGTPKQKPRVRKREF, encoded by the coding sequence CGGTGACCGAGAGGAAAACCGGTTTAAGGCTCTTTTATGTCGTAGACCGGAGGTTAATTGTCGACCAGGCGGAACGCCTGGCGCTAGAAATGATGAAGGCTATTAACAACGCTGACGAAAACGACGGGAGCATTTTGGGCCGCGTTAAGGGTGCCCTTCTTACCTACGGCGGAGAAAAACCCTTAGATGTCCTCAAGCTGCGCGGCGGGCTCTACAGCCGCCTGCCGTGGATACGCGAACCGAACCAGCCGACAATAGTGCTTACCACAGTCGACCAGATCGGTTCACGGCTCCTTTTTCGCGGCTACGGTACCAGCCCGTTACAGTGGCCGGTCCAGGCGGGACTTGCTGCCCTCGATGCTCTCTATTTCCTGGACGAAGTGCACCTCTCCTGGTCCTTTGCCCGGACGCTCCAACGCCTGCGGGAGTTACTTCAACGAGAGCCCCTTGTTGAGGCCGGCCTTCCCCCTCTTCACCCGGTGATCATGAGCGGGACGCTTCCCGAAACAGGCACGATTGCCCCCGGGAATATCTTCGAGCTTGCAGAAGAGGATTGGGAAGAAGAGCGACTAAAAAAACGCCTCAATGCGAAACGCTATGTGCGTATTGTGGAGAGGAGGCTGGGCGGGAAGCCGGGTGCGCCGGTAGCCCCATCAGAGAGCGGCGGGTCCATAGAAACAGAAGAGACTGGGGAAGGGGAAGAAGGAGCCGACCTTACCTTTTTGGCCCGGGGAGAGATGGAGGGAGAAACCGGTGATGTCCCGGCCCAAAGGGCTTCTGTTCCTGTCAGCGACGGGCAAGACCTCGAGGCGGTTAAAGAGATTGCCGAAGCACTGGCCGAAGAAGCGCGTGAACTTTTGCGACAGGTTGAGGGGCCCATTGCCGTCATTGCCAACCGCGTGGCTACGGCAAGGCTCGTCTTTGATAAGCTCAGACGGCACCTCCGGTCTACCGGCGAAAATGACCTCGTCGGGGTAACGGCAGGGGTGGAAACACCCGGTGGGGAAGAGCAGGCCAGGGTTTTGGAGGATGAAGATATCACGAGTAGCGACATCCTGCTTTTGACGGGTCGGGTGCGACCCTTTGACCGCGAACGGCTCAACAAACGGCTTTTAGACGGCAATAGACCTTTTCCTCGGGTTGTCGTGGCGACCCAGACCATTGAGGTAGGGTTTGATTTTTCCTTCGCAGCCATGGTGACGGAAGTGGCGCCCTGCGACGCCCTTATTCAGCGGCTTGGCCGTTTAAACCGCGACGGAAAATTTGACGGAGACAACTTTCCTCGCTGCATTGTGGTGGTGCCGAAGGGCAAGAGCTATCGGCCTTATCCCTACGGGGAAGAAGAAATTGAAAAATGCGTGCAGGTCCTGGAAAGTCTTCCGTCTACCGAAGACATCGCTGAGGAGGGGACAGGGGCGCAAGGACCGAAACAGCGAAGGAAGAAAAATGCAAACAAAACCCGGGACAAATGGCATGACGTCTCTCACCGGGTGTTGCGTGCCATGGAACCGGAGTTGCCTTTGCCAGAGCCGGGGGATACACCGCCCCTGACCCATGTGGAGATCGAACGCCTTGCCCAGACAAGCTTCGCCGGGGTAGAACCCGACATTTCTCCCTACCTCCACGGGTACGAAAGCCGCCCTCTGGATGTCTACATAGTCTGGCGCGAAGACTTGCATGAGGCTGACCTCGCCGATGCGTCGCCGGACAACCTGCGCCGGCTCAAGGATTATTTCTCATTCATGCCGCCTATGGCCTACGAGATGCTACCTTTGCCTTTTTACACGGCATTAAAATGGCTCCGGCGGGAATGGGCCGACGCCGGTGATGTAGAAGGCGGTGCTTCGACGGATACGCCCCGGATTTCGGGCTTGCGTCCGGCGTACCTCTGGCGTCCCGGCGCCGAAGATTTAAACGTCCTCCTTTCCCAAAGAGAAGCACAGGCCTTATCCGGGAGACCTGAATCTTTCCTTCTTAAACCCGGCGATGTTGTCGTCGTACCTGCCTCTTATGGTGGGGTTGACGCTTTTGGTTGGCGCCCTCCCCGTTCCCTGCGGGGCAAAGGAGGGGGAGAAGCGCTTTCCAGGTACACCGCTGTGTATGCAGCAGGCATCCGCCAAGGACTGGAGTACGTTCCCAGGACAATTTACCTTCCCCTTACGCCGCGCCACATCGAGCGCTATGTAACGGACGAAGAGACCAAGCGCGCCCTCGTCTACGAACTGCGGGAACTTGTGGGCTCCCTGGAACATCTTTCACCCGACGAATTGAAGAAGATACGCATTAAGGACGTAGGGGCTGTTGACGGGCAAGAGGAGGACCCCAAAACTGCCGGCCAGCCTCCCGGCGTCTCCGGGGAGACAACCGGGGCGGGGGCGCTTGCCCGGCGCCTTGCCGCGTTCTTAGAGACTCTTACCCGGGAAGAGGGTGCCGTTCCAGAGTTCAGGGAACTAGCCGGTTTTCTCAGGAAGAGATCTGGTGGCGTGGCCCTGCATCCTTTTCTCGATGCTGGCGTCGACGAAGAGGAAGTTCCGCGCGGTATCCTTTTTGCCGTTTATGCGGAAGATTATCATCCTGATTCCCCGGGATACGAAAGCGAAAGCTTCGACGAGACGGATGAAGAAGCGGGGGTGGTACGGGAGGTGGAGCTGGAAAAGCACCTCGGGGACGTAGAAAAACTGGTGACCCGCTACGTCGAGGATCTGAAGATAGACATGCTCAAAGGATGGGGTGCGCTTCTTACCCGGGCGCTGCCCCTTGCAGCCCGCTACCACGACCTGGGGAAATTAGACCCGCGCCTGCAAAAGATACTTTACGGGGAAGTGGGAATAAGCGCCACAGCAGTCCCTCTGGCAAAATCCGGGAAAGTTACGCGCAACTACAGGGAACGGGAAAGATTCTATCGTAAAGTGGACTATCCCTTCGGCAAGCGCCACGAGTACACGTCTGTTGTCCTCCTCACATCCCCTGCTTCCATTACGGCTCTTGCCCGGGAAACTAATGAAGTTCGGGAGCTTGTCTTATACCTTATCGGCACGCACCATGGCCACGGCCGTCCTTTCTTTCCACCCCTCCGCTGGCGTCCGGATGAGCCCTGGCAACCTGTGGATGCCCGGCTCTTTGATTCTGAAGTTATAAGCTTCGGGCCTGAATTTTTTGCCGGCCTGGCCGAAGCAACTTCCCTCAAGTCTGCGTGGCCGGAACGCTTTTTTGAGCACCTTGAGCGTTACGGCTGTTACGGCCTGGCCTACCTGGAAGCCCTTTTGCGCCTGGCTGACTGGCAGGCATCCAGGAAGGATGGAACCCCTAAACAAAAGCCGAGAGTCAGGAAACGTGAATTTTAA
- a CDS encoding DUF2179 domain-containing protein yields the protein MWAVVGGYLLMFLARVTDVTLATLRMLFLVRGKRFHAAAIGLFEVSIYIIALKYVMERLDEPVSLIFYALGFATGNIVGSMIEEKVALGQVSVQVITLHQPLELAEVFRSAGYGVTVTEGYGREGVHLILNLSLPRKRLSEVQEQVRAWDPQAFMVINEVRSVYGGFCRSGRKGK from the coding sequence GTGTGGGCCGTTGTAGGCGGATATTTGCTCATGTTCTTGGCCAGGGTGACCGACGTGACCTTGGCTACCCTGCGGATGTTGTTTCTCGTCAGGGGGAAGCGCTTTCATGCTGCCGCAATTGGGCTTTTTGAGGTTTCCATTTATATAATAGCATTAAAATACGTCATGGAGCGCCTAGACGAGCCGGTAAGCCTGATTTTTTATGCCCTCGGTTTTGCAACGGGCAATATCGTGGGCAGTATGATAGAGGAAAAGGTGGCCCTCGGCCAGGTGAGCGTGCAGGTCATCACGTTGCATCAACCCCTGGAACTGGCCGAAGTTTTTCGCTCTGCTGGTTACGGGGTAACGGTGACCGAGGGATACGGCCGGGAGGGCGTTCACCTTATCCTTAATCTCAGCCTCCCCCGCAAGCGGTTGAGCGAGGTACAGGAGCAGGTGAGGGCATGGGACCCCCAGGCCTTTATGGTTATTAACGAAGTGCGGAGCGTCTACGGCGGCTTTTGCCGGTCCGGGAGGAAGGGTAAATAG
- a CDS encoding thermonuclease family protein has product MGYRRRRKTTGKKFSRRILSLLVMAFLSLAGYLAWAPEGDFHPARVTEVVDGDTLDVVLPGGREERVRFIGVNTPESRGKVEPYGKEASAYTEKRLRGRTVYLEMDAGERDKYGRLLAYVWLERPRDASEDEVRAKMFNAELLLEGYAQVMTVPPNVKYSSLFVEFQREARDKGKGLWGLQD; this is encoded by the coding sequence ATGGGTTACCGCAGGAGGCGTAAAACAACTGGGAAAAAATTTAGCCGGAGGATACTAAGTCTGCTGGTCATGGCCTTCTTGAGCCTGGCCGGTTACCTCGCTTGGGCCCCCGAAGGGGATTTTCACCCGGCCCGGGTAACGGAAGTGGTGGACGGCGACACCCTCGATGTGGTTCTGCCCGGCGGCAGGGAAGAAAGGGTCCGTTTCATCGGTGTAAACACTCCCGAGAGCCGGGGCAAGGTTGAGCCCTACGGCAAGGAAGCGTCGGCCTATACGGAGAAACGCTTGCGAGGCCGGACCGTGTATCTGGAGATGGATGCAGGGGAGCGGGATAAATACGGCCGCCTTCTGGCCTATGTCTGGCTGGAACGGCCCCGGGACGCCTCGGAGGATGAAGTAAGGGCCAAGATGTTTAATGCCGAGCTCTTGCTCGAAGGTTATGCCCAGGTGATGACGGTGCCCCCCAACGTGAAATACTCCTCCCTTTTTGTCGAATTCCAGCGGGAGGCCCGGGATAAGGGCAAGGGGCTGTGGGGATTGCAGGACTAA
- a CDS encoding ABC transporter permease gives MEAALRAIYTVWYRESLRLVRERSRLFGMIGQPLLYLLVVGQGISSAMGFRGAPAGLPLNYVQFMYPGILAMSVLFTSVSSGISIIWDREFGFLKEVLVAPVPRWATALGKVLGGSTVAMAQACILLCLAPVAQVSLNFIMVLKLLAILFLISLALTSFGVAIASHMQTMEGFQMIMNFLVMPLYFLSGAMFPMQGAPPWMALLMRLDPLTYGVDALRRVIYTGADPRVTAFLVRYNLTTDLSILLLVTIGLVILGTWSFSRQD, from the coding sequence ATGGAGGCCGCCCTTCGGGCCATCTACACCGTGTGGTACCGCGAATCCCTACGCCTTGTTCGGGAGCGAAGCCGCCTCTTCGGGATGATAGGCCAGCCCCTCCTGTATCTCCTCGTCGTGGGCCAGGGCATCTCGTCCGCCATGGGTTTCCGCGGGGCTCCTGCCGGGCTCCCCCTTAATTACGTCCAGTTTATGTATCCCGGCATCCTGGCCATGTCCGTTCTCTTTACTTCCGTTTCTTCCGGCATCTCCATCATCTGGGACCGGGAATTCGGCTTTTTGAAGGAAGTCCTGGTGGCCCCTGTACCCCGCTGGGCCACTGCCCTGGGCAAAGTTTTAGGCGGCAGCACCGTAGCCATGGCCCAGGCGTGTATCCTCCTTTGCCTGGCCCCCGTAGCCCAGGTTTCCTTAAACTTCATCATGGTCCTGAAACTGCTGGCCATCCTGTTCCTCATATCCCTGGCTTTGACCTCTTTCGGCGTGGCCATAGCCAGCCACATGCAAACCATGGAAGGTTTCCAGATGATCATGAACTTCCTGGTTATGCCCCTCTACTTCCTTAGCGGGGCCATGTTCCCCATGCAGGGCGCGCCCCCCTGGATGGCTTTGCTCATGCGCCTGGATCCCCTGACCTACGGGGTAGACGCTTTGCGACGCGTCATCTACACCGGTGCCGATCCCCGGGTAACGGCCTTTCTCGTTCGCTACAACCTTACGACCGACCTTTCCATCCTCCTCCTCGTAACCATCGGCCTGGTTATCCTGGGCACCTGGTCCTTCAGCCGGCAGGATTAA
- a CDS encoding ATP-binding cassette domain-containing protein, whose translation MSAVIEVYDLKKVFHSVVAVDNISFEVKEGEIFGFLGPNGAGKSTTIKILCTLLRPTGGRALLAGFDVVRESEAVRRSIGIVFQENSLDDRLTAAENLYLHGLLYGLPRRLLKQRMNEVLEMVDLAGRKKDLVRNFSGGMRRRLEIARGLLHHPRILFLDEPTVGLDPQTRKAIWEHIHGLRKEKNITIFMTTHYMEEAENCDRIAIIDHGRIQALDTPANLKQRLGGDVLIITPADGADLAPLIGERYGLQPQPDEEGLRLQVADGAAFIPQLAADLRGRIKSINLRRPTLDDVFLSLTGRAIREEKVSAADRMHFSPRGHLRRRH comes from the coding sequence ATGAGCGCCGTTATCGAGGTGTACGACCTGAAGAAGGTCTTTCATTCTGTAGTAGCCGTAGACAACATATCCTTTGAGGTAAAAGAAGGAGAAATTTTCGGCTTCTTGGGGCCCAACGGTGCGGGCAAGTCTACAACCATCAAAATTCTCTGTACCCTACTGCGGCCTACGGGCGGCCGGGCCCTCCTGGCGGGCTTCGACGTGGTACGGGAGTCGGAAGCCGTCCGCCGCTCCATCGGTATAGTCTTCCAGGAGAACTCCCTGGACGACCGCTTAACGGCCGCGGAAAATCTATACCTTCACGGCCTTCTCTACGGCCTTCCCCGTCGCCTTCTCAAACAGCGCATGAACGAGGTCCTGGAGATGGTGGACCTGGCCGGGCGGAAGAAGGACCTCGTCCGCAATTTTTCCGGGGGTATGCGGCGCCGCCTGGAAATAGCGCGAGGCCTTCTTCACCATCCCCGCATCCTCTTCCTGGACGAGCCTACCGTCGGGCTGGACCCCCAGACCCGCAAGGCCATCTGGGAGCACATTCACGGCCTGCGGAAGGAGAAGAACATAACCATCTTTATGACCACCCATTATATGGAAGAAGCCGAAAACTGCGACCGGATCGCCATCATAGACCACGGCCGCATACAGGCCCTGGATACGCCCGCCAATTTAAAGCAGCGGCTGGGCGGAGACGTCCTGATCATTACACCTGCGGACGGCGCAGACCTCGCCCCCCTCATAGGTGAGCGTTACGGCCTGCAGCCCCAACCCGACGAGGAGGGGCTGCGCCTGCAGGTAGCCGATGGGGCTGCCTTCATTCCCCAACTGGCTGCCGATTTGCGCGGCCGGATAAAGAGCATCAACCTGCGCCGTCCCACCCTGGACGACGTCTTCTTAAGTCTTACGGGCCGCGCCATCCGAGAAGAAAAGGTGTCGGCCGCCGACCGCATGCACTTCAGCCCCCGCGGGCACCTGCGCCGCCGGCACTAA
- a CDS encoding GGDEF domain-containing protein, protein MPTVEDLLSTALYTIEPWASVRRAGAVMEYHGIGSLAVIDEEGKLVGIITSRDIKGSHPNRLVADAMSRQVITINPSASLWEAHHLMVTHNLERLVVMEGQQVIGIITGTKVMAELGKYVDSLTNLHKAEILYERAVQLLTKGCEISVIFLDLDDFGRLNKQYGHVHGDHILVRTAQILKGLTVEGRDTLCRYGGDEFAVLTPQSLAAAEGLAREMVKAVQGEKWSLPIHITLSAGIAGGRRVDGMDTVRDLKELAEKLVNQASLASTTAKRLKVPVMVANTDRLPERRPPTGVEG, encoded by the coding sequence ATGCCCACGGTGGAGGACCTTTTAAGCACCGCCCTCTATACCATTGAGCCCTGGGCCAGCGTCCGCCGGGCGGGCGCCGTTATGGAATACCACGGAATCGGCTCTTTAGCCGTAATTGACGAAGAGGGTAAACTGGTGGGAATAATAACCTCCAGGGATATCAAGGGCTCCCACCCCAACCGGCTGGTCGCCGATGCCATGAGCCGCCAAGTTATTACCATCAACCCTTCCGCTTCCCTTTGGGAAGCCCACCATTTAATGGTCACCCATAATCTGGAAAGGCTGGTGGTAATGGAAGGCCAGCAGGTTATAGGTATAATCACCGGGACCAAGGTCATGGCCGAGCTGGGCAAGTACGTGGATTCCCTTACCAATTTACATAAAGCAGAAATCCTCTATGAAAGAGCTGTACAGCTGTTGACGAAGGGTTGCGAAATCTCCGTTATTTTCCTGGATCTGGACGACTTCGGCCGCCTTAATAAGCAGTACGGCCATGTCCACGGCGATCACATCCTGGTGCGCACGGCCCAGATTTTAAAGGGCCTTACCGTGGAGGGACGGGACACTTTGTGCCGCTACGGCGGGGATGAGTTTGCCGTCCTCACTCCCCAATCCTTGGCCGCAGCAGAAGGCCTGGCCAGGGAAATGGTGAAAGCCGTCCAGGGAGAAAAATGGTCCCTTCCCATCCATATTACCCTTTCCGCCGGTATAGCGGGAGGTCGCCGGGTTGATGGTATGGATACGGTGCGCGATCTTAAGGAACTGGCCGAGAAGCTGGTAAACCAGGCCAGTTTAGCTTCTACCACGGCCAAGAGGCTGAAGGTGCCGGTAATGGTCGCCAACACCGACCGCCTGCCGGAACGGCGGCCTCCTACGGGGGTAGAAGGATGA
- a CDS encoding N-acetylmuramoyl-L-alanine amidase family protein, producing MAGRRRRKNLKAAALILLTLILFAAATYVYVGRAYRERQSVEALSWAVAGQVVVVDPGHGGIDVGARGPGGTNESEVVLAISRHLAEFLQQGGARVFLTRQDDSVTEGESGDDLLERVRLAQKVKADLFISVHANAFDDRERGAQVFFDPASQEGRKLAEAIQAEIRRLLKNTDREALGLDAFVLRTQEIPAVIVEVGFLSNPQEEKLLADPSYQREMAFAIYAGIASYLGGS from the coding sequence ATGGCCGGTCGCCGGAGACGCAAAAATCTTAAGGCCGCAGCGCTAATTTTGCTGACTCTTATACTTTTCGCGGCTGCAACTTATGTTTATGTTGGTAGAGCGTACCGAGAGCGCCAAAGCGTGGAAGCTCTATCCTGGGCGGTGGCCGGCCAGGTGGTGGTGGTGGACCCCGGTCATGGCGGCATCGATGTGGGAGCCCGGGGACCCGGCGGCACCAACGAATCGGAGGTCGTTCTGGCCATAAGCCGGCACCTGGCGGAGTTCCTGCAGCAGGGAGGGGCGCGGGTGTTTCTCACCCGCCAGGATGACAGCGTGACGGAAGGGGAGAGCGGAGACGACCTGTTGGAGCGGGTGAGGTTGGCCCAGAAGGTTAAGGCCGACCTGTTCATATCCGTCCATGCCAATGCCTTCGATGACCGGGAACGGGGCGCCCAGGTATTCTTCGACCCCGCCTCTCAAGAGGGCAGGAAGCTGGCCGAAGCCATCCAGGCCGAAATACGCCGCCTCCTCAAGAACACCGACCGGGAAGCCCTGGGTTTAGATGCCTTCGTTTTACGCACGCAAGAAATTCCGGCCGTGATCGTGGAGGTCGGCTTTCTCTCCAACCCGCAGGAGGAAAAGCTCCTGGCCGATCCTTCCTACCAGCGAGAGATGGCCTTTGCCATTTATGCGGGCATAGCCTCCTACCTGGGAGGATCTTAA
- the amrA gene encoding AmmeMemoRadiSam system protein A has translation MMDMGQLLDIAFLPHPPIMVPEVGRGELAGVAATVKSARELAAKLAARGPEAVVIISPHGPVFRDAVGLWAVPELKGHLGAFGAREVAFRYPLDLELTRAVADAAREDGIPVAWLDEKAGRRYGLAPELDHGMMVPLYYLREAGIEVPLVAMGMALLDRMELYAFGAALGRAIRSGRRKVLLLASGDLSHRLLPGAPAGYDPAGRVFDERLRDSVAALDVEGLLNLPEDLAERAGECGLRSFIMAVGALDGYRISGEVLSYEGPFGVGYLVARLTPEKEEPGRSLLKDKAKPELPLPVRLARDSLEHYLLTGQVLPAPDPPPPGLDRRAGVFVSIKKGGELRGCIGTISPTRSNIAEEIIYNALSAGLEDPRFPPVTREELPLLEYSVDILEEPEPVKGLKDLDPRTYGVIVSHGYKRGLLLPDLEGVDTPEEQVAIAKCKAGIAPGEPCRLERFRVTRYRQERRDRA, from the coding sequence ATGATGGACATGGGCCAATTACTGGACATCGCCTTCCTCCCCCACCCGCCCATAATGGTACCGGAAGTGGGGCGCGGCGAGCTGGCCGGAGTTGCGGCCACGGTTAAGTCCGCCAGGGAATTGGCCGCCAAGCTCGCGGCCCGCGGCCCCGAAGCGGTGGTCATAATTTCCCCCCACGGCCCGGTCTTCCGGGATGCAGTGGGGCTGTGGGCCGTACCCGAATTAAAGGGTCATTTGGGAGCCTTCGGCGCCCGGGAGGTCGCCTTCCGCTATCCCCTGGACTTGGAATTGACCCGGGCCGTAGCCGATGCCGCCCGGGAGGACGGGATTCCCGTGGCCTGGTTGGATGAAAAGGCCGGCCGGCGGTACGGCCTGGCCCCAGAGCTGGACCACGGCATGATGGTCCCCCTCTATTATCTCCGGGAGGCGGGCATAGAGGTTCCCCTGGTGGCCATGGGTATGGCCCTTCTGGACCGGATGGAGCTTTACGCCTTTGGAGCCGCCCTGGGAAGGGCCATCCGTTCCGGACGCCGCAAGGTGTTGCTATTGGCTAGCGGGGATCTCTCCCACCGCCTCCTCCCGGGAGCGCCCGCCGGCTACGATCCGGCAGGCAGGGTCTTCGACGAACGGCTGAGGGATTCGGTGGCCGCCCTGGATGTGGAGGGCCTGCTGAACCTGCCGGAAGACCTGGCCGAGCGGGCCGGAGAATGCGGGCTGCGCTCCTTTATCATGGCCGTGGGAGCCCTGGACGGATACCGGATTTCGGGGGAGGTCTTATCCTATGAGGGCCCCTTTGGTGTGGGCTATCTGGTGGCCAGGCTTACCCCGGAGAAGGAAGAACCCGGCCGTAGCCTACTTAAGGATAAGGCAAAACCGGAGCTTCCCTTGCCCGTTCGCCTGGCCAGGGACAGCCTGGAGCATTACCTGTTGACGGGACAAGTTCTCCCGGCGCCCGATCCCCCTCCGCCGGGTCTGGACCGCCGGGCCGGAGTCTTTGTATCCATAAAAAAGGGAGGAGAGCTCCGGGGGTGTATCGGCACCATCAGTCCTACCCGCTCTAACATTGCCGAAGAAATCATCTATAACGCCCTGAGCGCCGGGCTGGAAGATCCCCGGTTCCCGCCGGTTACCAGAGAAGAGCTGCCCTTGCTGGAGTATTCCGTGGATATCCTGGAGGAACCCGAACCGGTGAAGGGCCTGAAAGACCTGGACCCCCGCACCTACGGCGTTATTGTCTCCCACGGCTACAAGAGAGGCTTGTTGCTGCCCGACCTGGAGGGGGTGGACACTCCGGAGGAGCAGGTAGCCATTGCCAAGTGCAAGGCCGGCATTGCCCCCGGGGAACCCTGCCGCCTCGAGAGGTTTCGGGTAACCCGATACCGCCAGGAACGCCGTGACCGTGCCTGA
- the amrS gene encoding AmmeMemoRadiSam system radical SAM enzyme: MRVIREAKYYVKLDEDRVECRLCPHTCILAPGRRGLCRVRENREGRLYSRNYGLCSSLAVDPIEKKPLYHFHPGRLILSVGTVGCNFACQFCQNWEIAHGEPEVVPLTPEVLVEKARDLDTVGIAYTYSEPVVWFEFVLDTAGLARERGLKNVLVTNGFIRPEPLRELLPVIDALNIDVKGYNKEFYRRVIRGDYEPVLQTARLAREAGCHIELTTLLVTGMNDDLGELEELVKRIRDELGESTPLHFSRYFPHYKLHLPPTPRETMERAWEMARARLHYVYLGNIEHPRASNTYCPRCGSLVIRRRGYTVSPAGLTGEGACGRCGEKLAVIM, from the coding sequence GTGAGGGTCATACGAGAGGCGAAGTATTATGTTAAGTTAGACGAGGATAGGGTGGAGTGCCGCCTCTGCCCCCACACTTGTATACTGGCCCCCGGGCGCCGGGGCCTCTGCCGGGTGCGGGAAAACCGGGAAGGCCGCCTGTACAGCCGCAATTACGGCCTGTGTTCTTCCCTGGCCGTAGACCCCATCGAAAAGAAACCCCTCTATCATTTCCATCCCGGCCGCCTCATCCTGTCGGTGGGGACCGTGGGGTGCAATTTCGCCTGCCAGTTCTGCCAGAACTGGGAGATCGCCCACGGTGAGCCGGAAGTGGTGCCCCTCACCCCCGAGGTGCTGGTGGAAAAGGCCCGTGACCTGGATACGGTGGGCATAGCCTACACCTACTCGGAGCCGGTGGTATGGTTTGAATTCGTCCTGGATACGGCCGGGCTGGCCCGGGAAAGGGGTTTAAAGAACGTCCTGGTGACCAACGGGTTTATCCGGCCGGAACCTCTCCGGGAATTGCTGCCGGTCATCGATGCCCTGAACATAGATGTTAAGGGATACAATAAGGAATTTTACCGCCGGGTGATCCGTGGCGATTATGAACCGGTACTGCAGACGGCCCGCCTGGCGCGGGAGGCCGGCTGCCATATAGAATTGACCACCCTCCTGGTGACCGGAATGAACGACGACCTGGGGGAACTGGAGGAGCTGGTGAAACGCATAAGGGACGAACTGGGGGAAAGCACACCCCTCCACTTTTCCCGCTATTTTCCCCACTACAAGCTCCATCTGCCGCCCACTCCCCGGGAGACCATGGAGCGCGCCTGGGAAATGGCCCGCGCCCGTCTACATTATGTTTATCTCGGCAATATAGAGCATCCCCGGGCCAGCAATACTTACTGTCCCCGCTGCGGCAGCCTGGTTATAAGAAGGAGGGGCTATACGGTTTCCCCGGCGGGTTTGACGGGAGAAGGGGCCTGCGGCCGGTGCGGCGAGAAGCTGGCGGTAATCATGTAG